The Azospirillum baldaniorum DNA window GGAGGAGCTGTGGGTGACCATGGAGGATTGGAGCGGCGGGGTGCATCAGGCGTCCCTGCCGCTGGGCGAGATTTTCGGAGGAAAGCGATGAAGACCCACCGCCTGTTCGCCCTGGCGGGGCTGTTCGCCCTGTGCGCCGCCGGTGCGGCGGAGGCCCATTACCCGATCTGCGAATGCCGGATGGTGGAGAGTGAGACCGTGCAATGCACCGGCGGCTTCTCCGACGGGTCGAAGGCGCCCGGCGTGGTGCTGGACGTCATCGCCTACGACGAGCAGGTGCTGGTCAAGGGCAAGCTGGGTCCGGATTCCACGCTGTCCTTCCAGCGCCCCGCGCAGGACTTCTACGTCCTGTTCGACGCCGGGCCCGGCCACACGGTCGAGATCGAGCACACGGCAATCAAGTAGCGCCCTCAGCGAAGCCGGAACCATGCATCACCAGATCGTCCGCCGCGCCGGGGCCGAGCGCGAGACCCTGTGGGTCGCGTTGGCCGCCGGGGCCATTCTCGTGTCCGCCGCCCTGGCGGTCGGGCTGCGCGCCGTTCCGGACGCGGAAGCCCCGCTGGCCGCCCACCTCATCGACTCCCGCACCGGCCTGACCGCCGCCGAGCAGGGCCTCTACGCCGACCTGAAGGCGGCGGGGGAGGAGATCGCCGCCCTGCGGACGGCGGAGGGCCGGGCGCCGACGCTGGCGGAACTGGCTGCCGAGGCGCTGCCGCCCTTCGCCGCCGACCCCAGCGCCGCGGCGCGCGGCGGGCATGCCTGGACCTTCGCCAAGACTGGCGATGGGGTCGCCTATGCCGGCGTTTCCGCCGCGCCGGAACTGGCCGGGTCCCTGGTCCTGCGGCTGGACGGCCATGGCGCCGACATCTGGCTGAAGCGCGCCGCCGAAGCCCCGCCCGCCCCGCCGGAGGACGCGGCGCTGACCGCCGCCGGCTGGAAGCGGATCGTTTCCACCTTCACCGCCGGGGTGACCCGATGAGCATCCTTCCTAACCGCCGCCTGATCCTGGCCGGCGCCCTGGCCGCCGCGGCCATGCCCGCCGCTGCCTTCGCGGCTCCCGCCGGGCGCCGCCGCTTCGGCGTCACCCTGCATCCCTACTATTCCTACGTCGCCAACATCGTCGGCGATGCGGCCGAGGTGGTGCCGATCATCCCGGCCGGCTTCAACCCGCACGCCTACGAGCCGCGTCCGGAGGACATCCAGCGCATCGGCGGGCTGGACGCCATCGTGCTGAACGGCATCGGCCACGACGATTTCGCCGGGCGGATGATCGCCGCCTCGGCGAAGCCGTCGCTGCCGGTGGTCGAATCCAACGCCGACGTGCCGCTGCTGCCCGCCGCGGGAATGGCGGCGCGGGCGGCCGGGAGGGTGGTCAACCCTCACAGCTTCCTGTCGATCACCAATTCGGTTCTCCAGGTCGCGACCATCGCGCGCGAACTGGGGCGGCTCGACCCGGACAACGCCGCCGCCTACGCCGCCAACGCCCGCGCCTATTCCCGCCGCCTGCGCCAGCTGCGGGCCGACGCGCTGACGAAGCTGGCGACGGCGGGCACCGCCAGCCTGCGCGTCGCCACCATCCACGGCGCCTACGATTACCTGTTGCGGGAGTTCGGGCTGGAGGTCTCCGCCGTCGTCGAGCCCGCCCACGGCATCGAGCCCAGCCCGGCCCAGCTCGCCGAGACCATCGCGACGATGCGCAAGCTCGACGTGCAGGTGATCTTCTCGGAGCTGAACTTCCCCAGCGCCTATGTGGAGATGATCCGGCGCGAGACCGGCATCCGGCTCTACGCCTTCTCCCACATCTCGCACGGCGACTACGCGCCCGACCTGTTCGAGCGCGAGATGGCCCGGAACCTCGACACGCTGGTTCTGGCGATGGCCGAGGCGGCGCCGTGACGGGTCCCGCCATCCTGTTCGACGCGGTGGGCCTGACGCTGGGGCGCACGGTGATCCTCGACGGCGTGTCCCTGCGCGTCGCGGCGGGCACCGTCCACGCGCTGGTTGGCCCCAACGGCAGCGGCAAGTCGTCGTTGATCCGCGCCCTGCTCGGTCAGGCGCCGCACCGCGGGACCATTCGGCTCGACTGGCCGGGCGACGGGCCGGGGACCATCGCCTACGTGCCGCAATCGGTGGAGTTCGACCGCGGCCTGCCGCTGACGGTGGAGGACTTCCTGGCCGTGCTGTGCCAGCGCCGCCCCGCCTTCCTCGGGCCGGACCGCCGCATCGATTACGGCGTGGCGCTGGACCGCGTCGGCATGGCCGGCAAGGCCCGCCGCCGTTTCGGCGCCCTGTCGGGGGGCGAGCGGCAGCGCGTCCTGCTTGCCCAGGCGCTGATCCCGGCGCCGGACCTGATCGTTCTGGACGAGCCGATGACCGCGCTCGACGAGGCCGGGATCGCCATCTTCGAAACGCTGCTGGCCGAGCTGTCCGCCGCCGGGACCACCATCCTGTGGGTGGAGCACGATCTGGCCCAGGTGCGCCGGCTGGCGACGCGGGTGACCGGCCTGAACCGGCGCGTGCTGTTCGACGGCGCCCCGCTGGAGATGCTGTCGCCGGAGCGGGTGTTCGACCTGTTCTCCGCCGTTCCGCGCCGCACGGCAGCCGAGAGGATCGCGTCATGAGCTTCGAGGCGTTGCGCGCCCTGGTCCAGGGCTGGGCCGGGGCCGGGCTGTTGCCCGCCGGCTTGACCCACGGTTTTCTCGTCAACGCCCTGCTGTCCGGGCTGGTGATCGGCCCGGTGCTCGGCGGGCTCGGCACGCTGGTGGTGACCAAGCGGCTGGCCTTCTTCTCCGAAGCGGTCGGCCACGCCGCGCTGACCGGCGTCGCCATCGGCATCCTCGTGGGGGAGCCCTACACCGGCCCCTACGCCAGCCTGTTCGGCTATTGCCTGCTGTTCGCGCTGCTGGTCAACTACACGCGCAACCGCAGCAACCTGACCGCCGACACGCTGATCGGCGTGTTCCTGTCGGTGTCGCTGGCGCTGGGCGCCAGCCTGCTGCTGATCCTGGCGAGCCGGGTCAACATCCACATCCTGGAGAATGTGCTGTTCGGCTCGGTCCTGACGGTGGACGACCGCGACCTGACCGTGCTGCTGGTGGTGGCCCTCGGGGTGACCGCGCTGATGCTGCCGCTGTTCAACCGGCTGCTGCTGGCCAGCTTCAACCCGGCGCTGGCGCGGGTGCGCGGCGTGCCGGTGAAGGGGCTGGACTATCTGTTCATCGTGCTGGTGACCGTGGTCACCGTCGCGTCGGTCAAGATCATCGGCGCGATCCTGGTGGGGGCGCTGCTGGTCATTCCGGCCGCCGCGGCGCGGGTCGTCGCGTCGTCGCTGCGCGGCTTCTTCCTGCTGTCGGTCGCCTTCGCCAGCGTGGCGGCGGTGGCCGGAATCCTGCTGCCCGTGCAACTGGCCCTGCCGGTGCCGTCGGGCGGCGCCATCATCCTGGCGGCGGGGCTGCTGTTCCTGGGGGCGCTGCTGGCGCGCCTGTTCATGAAGGGGGAAGAGGGATGAAGCGCGTCACGCTCGCGGCGCTCCTGCTGCTGTCCACGGTGGCGGGCGCGTCCGCCGAGACGGTCCTGGCCGGGCACCCGGTCACCGCCGGGCTGGCCCAGGCGCTGACGAAGGGAACGCCGGTGGTGGTGGAGGCGGTGGTTCCGCCGGCCATCCCCATGGGGCGCCAGCACGCCTTCCTGAGCGGGCGCGGCGAGACCAAGCTGGCGGAGGCGGCCCGCAAGGCCGACGCGGTGCTGACCCTGCGCTCCGCCTGGGTCGAGGATCCGCTCTATCCACTGGCGCGGCGCGCCAACATCCGCCTCGTCGAGATCGACGCCGCCCGGCCGGTGGACGGCGCCTTGCCGGGGATCGCGGTCAACGGCGATGCGGCCTTCCCCTGGCTGGGCATCGCCAACGCCGGACGGATGGCCGACATCCTCGCCGCCGACCTGCGGCGCCTGTATCCTGGGTCGGCCGCCGCCATCGACGCGAATCTCGCCACCCTGAAGCGCGGGCTGTTGATGATGTCGTCCCGGTCGGCGCAAGCATTCGCCGCGTTGCCGGATCCGTCGGCGGCGGCGCTGTCCGACCGCTTCGCCACGCTGGCCGCCGACCTCGGGCTCGACCTGCGCCGGGTCTGGACCCGCGACGACCGCGACTGGACGCCGGAACGTCTGGCCCAACTGACCACCACCCTGAAGGCCGAGGCGATTCCCGTGGTGCTGCACCACCGCCAGCCGGCCCCGGAGATCGCCCAGGCCGTGGCGGACGGCGGCGCCCGGCTGATCGTGCTGGACAGTTTGGAGAGCGGTCCGCCGGCAGCGATGGACGCGGCGCTGGCGCGGATTGCCGAGCAGCTCGAGGCGGGATTGCGCTGAGGGTTTCCATGCCCCTCCCCAAAGCGGATTGCAATCCGCTTTGGTCCGCGACAGCGATCCTGGCCACATATGTGGCCGAAGCCCGCCTCCCGCGGGAACAGAGTTCCCACTGACGACAGACGGATGCCGACGCGTCCGGGCGTGGCGCGACAAGCCGTCGGCGCCGAGCGAAAACAATGACCGCCGCTGCCAAAAAAACTTCGTTCGCAGCGAAGGGCGCTTGACGCCGCCGTTAAATCCTATTTTCCTATATGAAATATACTAAATTATACCAGCGCCAAATGTGGTTAGCGCGCCGCAAGTGTCCGAAAGAGGCGCGCCACCCTTCCCCTTTCCAAGCAAGGAGAACCGGCATGAAGGCTTCGGATGACCTCCAATGGATGCTGATCGCGTCGCTCAGCCCGTCCTGTGCCTTGCCGCTGCCGCCGGAACCTTCGGACGGCGTGCCGGACCAGACGCGCGGGGACGAACCGCCGCTCAGCCATTGGCTGGCCTTGGGGGCCGGCGTCGTCCTGGCCGTCCTTCCGATTCTGGTGGCCGCGTTGGCCTGATCCGCAGCCACACCCGGCCTCGGCCGCACCCAATTCCCGGACGGACGACCACCATGACCGATCCCTCACTTCCCAACCTGTCCCGCCTGCGCGGCTTCATCGGCGACTTCACCCGTCTGGTGGAGCGACTGGGCGACGACGAGGCCGCCATCCTCGACGCGGGGCGCAGCCTCCTGGCCGGGCTGGTCGCCGTGGACGACTGGCTGCCCGACGCCTACGCGCAGCCCGATCCGGTCCATTACCGGCAGTATCTGCTGCATTGCGATCCCCATGAGCGCTTCTCGGTCGTCAGCTTCGTCTGGGGGCCGGGGCAGCGCACGCCGATCCACGACCACACCGTCTGGGGGCTCGTCGGCGTGCTGCGCGGGGCGGAGCATTCCCAACGCTACGAACTGCGGGACGGCCCTCCGTTCGCCACCGCCGCCGACCATCTGCCGGTCGGATCGGTGGAGGCGGTGTCGCCGCGCATCGGCGACGTCCACGCCATTTCCAACGCGCTGACCGACCGTCCCTCGATCAGCATCCACGTCTATGGCGGCAACATCGGCGCCATCCGGCGGTCGGTCTTCGACCCGCTGACCGGCGAGCGCAAGCCCTTCATCTCCGGCTACGCCAACAGCGCCCTGCCCAACCTGTGGGACCGCTCGAAACCCGTTCCGCAAGCCGCATAACAGGTCCCGGAAAGCAAACCATGCCCGATACCGCAACCCCCGACACCGCTCCGCTCGCCACCCGCACCGCCGCGGACATCCGCCGCGACTGGATCGACCGCAGGGAGGTCGCCCTTCTCGACGCGCGGGAGGAGGGGCCCTATTCGCTGGCCCACCCGCTGTTCGCCGTGTCGGTGCCGCTCAGCCGGGTGGAATTGCTGGCCTACGATCTGCTGCCGCGGCGCGACGTGCCGATCACCGTCTACGACAACGGCGAGGGCTATGCCGAGCCGGCGGCGCGGCGGCTCCAGGCGCTGGGCTACCGCGAGGTGACGCTGCTGGAGGGCGGGCTGGCCGGCTGGACCGCCGCCGGGTTCGAGGTCTACCGGGACGTCAACGTGCCAAGCAAGGCGTTCGGCGAGTGGGTGGAGCATCACCGCCACACCCCGTCGCTGCCTGCGGACGAGGTGAAGACGCTGATCGATAGTGGGGCCGATCTGGTGATCCTCGACGCCCGCCGCTACGAGGAGTTCCAGACCATGGCGATTCCCGGCGGCGTCAGCGTGCCGGGGGCCGAGCTGGTCAAGCGCGTCCACGACATCGCGCCCGACCCGCGGACGCTGGTCATCGTCAACTGCGCCGGGCGCACCCGTTCGATCATCGGCACGCAGTCGCTGGTGAATGCTGGCATCCCCAACCGCGTGGCGGCGCTGCGCAACGGCACCATCGGCTGGACCCTGGCCGGGCTGGAACTGGACCGCGGGCGCGACGGGCGCTTTCCGGCGGTGTCGCCGGAGGGCGACACGAGGGCCCGCAAGGCCGCCCGCGCGGTGGCTGACCGGGCCGGCGTCGGGCGCATCGGCCCCGCCGCGCTGGACGCCTTCCGCGGCGACGAGCGGCGCACCCTGCACCTGTTCGACGTGCGCACGCCGGAGGAGTATGAGGCCGGCCATCTGCCGGGCTTCCGCCACGCGGCGGGCGGCCAGCTCATCCAGGCGACGGACGAGTATGTCGCGGTGCGCGGCGCCCGCATCGTGCTGGTCGACGACCCGGCGGGCGGCGGCGGGCCGCGCGCCGACATGACCGCCTCCTGGCTGGCGCAGCTTGGCTGGGAGGTGCATGTGCTGGAGGGCGACGTGGCGTCTCTGGGCATCGAGAGCGGCCCCGACCGTCGCCGCCTGCCGCCCGTCCCGGACGTTGGGGCGGAGACGGTGGCGCCGCGCGACCTGCTGGCCCTGCTGGAGAACGGCGAGGCGGCGGTGATCGACATCACCCGCAGCCCGCGCTACCGCGCCGGCCACATCCCGGGGGCGTATTTCTCGACCCGCGCGCGTCTGGGCGGCACCATCGCTCGCCTGCCGAAGGGCGTGCGGCCGGTGCTTACCTGCTGGGACGGCACGCTGACCCGCTACGCCGCCGCCGATTTCCCGCCGGGGGCGGTCCCGCTGCTGCTGGAGGGCGGCACGCAGGGCTGGGTGGCGGCCGGGCTGCCGCTCAGCGCCGGGCTGGAGCGCCTGGGGCCGGAGCCGGACGACGTCTACAAGCGTCCCTACGAGGGCACCGACAACAGCGCCGCCGCCATGCAGGGCTACATCGACTGGGAGCTTGAGCTGGTGGACCAGCTAAAGCGCGACGGCGCCCACAATTTCCGCGTCATCTGACGATCTCCGCCACAGGACACCCCATGACCATTTCCCCGCGCTTCCCCGCTTCCCCGCGCTTCTTCGGGGTGGGCCGCCGGGCGCTGCTCGGCACCGCGCTGCTGCTCGCCGCCGGCTTCGCCGGCCTGACGCCGGCCCCCGCGCAGGCCGAGGCGACGCAGGTCCGCTTCGCCCGCAACCTCGGCCTCGGCTACCTGCCGCTCTACGTCATGGAGGACAAGGGGCTGGTGGAGAAGCACGCCCGCGCCGCCGGGCTGGGCGCGGTGACGGCCAGCTACACCCCGCTCGGCAACCCGACGACGATCACCGAGGCCACCCTGTCCGGCAACGCCGATTTCGGGGCGGCGGGCGTGCCGGCCTTCATCATCGCCTGGGACAAGACGAAGGGGAACGCCAACCTGCGCGGGCTGGCCGCCCTGAACGCCCAGCCGGCCTACCTCAACACCAACCGGCCCGAGGTGAAGGGCCTGACGGACTTCACCGAGACGGACCGCATCGTCGTGCCGTCGGTCCGCGCCTCCTATCAGGCCATCGTGCTCCAGATCGCCGCCGAGCAGGTCTTCGGCCCCGGCCAGCACGCGCGGCTGGACCCGCTGACCGTCTCGCTGGCCCATCCCGACGGCACCGCCGCCCTGCTGTCCGGCCGGACGGAGATCACCGCCCACTTCACCAGCCCGCCCTTCCAGGACCAGCAGCTCCGCGACCCGAAGATCCACAAGGTGCTGAGCAGCTACGACGTGCTGGGCGGGCCGGCGTCCTTCAGCGCGCTGTGGACCTCCGCCGCCTTCCACGAGGCCAACCCGCGGCTGACCAAGGCCGTGCTGGCGGCGCTGGAGGACGCGGTGGCCCTCATCAAGGCCGACCCCAGGGAGGCCGCCCGCGCCTACATCCGCATCGAGAAGTCCAAGCTGGGCGAGGAGGAGGTGGCGGCGATGATCGCCCATCCGGAGGTGTCCTACGACCTCGCCCCGCGCGGCATCGGCATCTTCACCGACTTCATGGCGCGCATCGGCTCGATCCGCAACCGGCCCGCCGACTGGCGCGACCTGTTCTTCGCCGACATCCACGACCGCACCGGAAGCTGAGGGCGTTCCCATGACCCACCCCGCCTTCACCGCCCATCCGGTCTCCCCCACGCTGGGGGCCGAGATCCGCGGCATCGACCTGTCGCAGCCGCTGGACGCCGCCACCGCCGCTGCGCTGTCCCAGGCGCTGGACCGTCATCTGGTGCTGGTGTTCCGCGGCCAGACGCTGTCCGACGCCGACCTCGTCCGGGTGTCCGGGCATTTCGGGCCGCTTGACAAGGCGCCGATCACCGAGCATGGCCGGCTGCACGCGCCGGGCCTCGAGGAGGTCTACGTCATCTCCAACGTCACGGAGCAGGGCCGCCCCATCGGCGCGCTGGGGGCGGGGGAGTCGGTCTGGCACGCCGACATGACCTATCTGGAGACTCCGCCCTACGCCAGCAGCCTCTACGCGCTGGAGGTGCCGGAGGAGGGTGGGGACACCGGATTCATCAGCATGTTCGCCGCCTACGACGCGCTGCCGGAGAATCTGAAGCGGCGGGTTGGCGGGCTGTCGATCAAGCACGACAGCACGACCAACAGCGGCGGCTATCTGCGGCAGGGCTTCGCGCCTCCGACCGACCTCGCCACCTCGCCCGGCACCGTGCACCCGCTGGTCATCGCCCATCCGGTGAGCGGGCGCAAGGCGCTGCTGCTGGGGCGCCGCCCGCACGCCTGCATCCCCGGCCTGCCGCTGGCGGAGAGCGAGGCGTTGCTCGACGCGGTGTGGGAGGCGGCGGTGCGTCCGGAGTTGTCCTGGCACCACCAATGGCGGGTCGGCGATCTCGTGATGTGGGACAACCGCTGGACCATGCACCGCCGCGATCCCTTTCCCGAGGACCAGCGCCGCCGCATGCACCGCACCCAGATCGCCGTCCCCGCCCTTTCCTTCCGGCAGGGTTTCGTTACGGGTGTCACGTTTGGGACTACCCCGTCAGAAAATGCTCCAGTCCGGTGATGGCCGCCCGGTCGCGATAGACGGTGGGAAGCGCGGCGGTCTGGCGCGCCGTGCGGATGCTCCGCGCCGTGGGGTCGCGCCCCAGGCGAATGGCGTCCTCGATGAAGTCGTCAGCGCTCATGGTGACGGCATCGGCCATGCCGAGGCGGTCCAGCAGGGCGGCGGCAAGCCGTCCGCGCATGAAGCGGCCACGCACGGTCACCACCGGAAGCCCGGCCTCCACCGCCTGCAGGGCCGTGTTGAATCCGGAAAAGCCGATGCTGTCGAGATAGACGTCCATCACCCGCAACGTGGCGAGATACGCGTCATGGTCGAGTTGATCGGCGAAGACGCAGTGTTCCCGGCTGTCGATGCCTTGCAAGGCGAAGGCCCGTTCCAGCCGGTTCTCCAAGCTGCGGCTGACGCTGTCCTGGCTGTGCCGGAAGAACAGGAACCGGCTGCCGGGCACGGCGGCGGCGATGGAGGGAAACACATGGTCGTGCTGGGGCAGGTATTTGAACAGGCTTTGGCTGCACAGGAACGCCGGAGCCCCGTCGGGCAGGCCGAATCGGCGGCGCGTGACCGACGCGACGGGCCGCCGGGTGGGCTCCACGTGACAACCCAGGTTGGGCAGCCGGATGAGGCGGTCGCTGTAGAAGGCGTCGCCATCCGGTGGCTCCAACAGGTGGCCCGACAGGTAATGGTCGAGCGTGGGAAGCCCCGTCGTGTCGGGGTGCCCCCACGCCACGGCTTGCACCGGTGCGAGGCGTAGCGCCGCGAGCCGATAGGTCATGGGTTCCATGCCGACCTCGGGGAACAGCATAGGCGTCGCCGTCGTCAGGCTGGCAGGCGATCGCCCGGCGGAATGCCTCCGTCGCCGCTTCTGTGCGCCCGAGATCGACGAGCGCGGCGCCGAGATTGATCAGCATCATCGCGGAGCCGGGCGCGAGCCGCGCGGCGCGGCGGAAGGCGATGGACGCCTGCTCCACGGCACCGACGGCGCGCAGGAGGTTGCCAAGGTTGTTGCAGGCCGCGCCATGGGAGGGGTCGAGCGCGATGAGACGGCGATAGGCCGCCATCCTCGGGCTTCAGGTGCAGGATTTGACGGAGCACCGACACGGCCTCGTCGGTCGGGGCACCCTGGGCCAGCATCGGGGCCAGACCGGCGAGTGCATCCGGGTGGCCGGGGCGCAGCATCAGCGCCCGGCGGTGGAGCGCCATCGCCTCGTCCGCCCTGCGCAGCGCCATGGCCAGCTTGCCGAAGTTGGCGTGGAAGTCGGCGACGTCCGGAGCACTGGCGATGGCGTGGCGGATCCGCGCCATCGCCTCCAGCGGGCGGCCCTCCTGCCCGTGGAGCACGCCCAACAGGTGCAGCGCGTGCGGCTGGTCCGGCTCGACGGCAAGGATACGACCGTAAAGCTCCCTGGCCTCCGTCAGTCTGCCCTGGAGATGATATTCGACCGCAAGTTCCAGCGCCTCCTGCACCGTCGCCATGGGGAACTCCCGCCCGCCTCGTCGTTGATCGGAGCAGCCTGTCCGCCACGCCGGCGGTCAGGACAGGCAGAATCCGCTCGTGCCGCCTGACGAGGTGCGAAACAGGCTGGGCTGCGCTCTCCCGCTTGCGCACACCGGCCCACGACCTGGCCTCATCGATCCTCAGAACGGAGCCGCGGTTGTGCTGGCGTGGCATCGTCTTAAACCACGAGGCCGCAACGGCTGTCGAACGGATTTCGGCCGGTTGCGGCGGCTTTCGCACCCACTTGGTCACGGGGCGCGGCGGTCGAGGGCCATTGTCGGTCCGAAGGAGCAAGATGCGCTGTCCACACCGTTCTTCGAGCGTTGGGAAAGGGCACCCCCTGGCCCTCTGGCGCGGCAATGGGTTGGGATAATTCAATAAAAACTATTAATTTCTGTAAAAATATATTTCTTACACAAAAAATTCTCAGGCTGTTGACTCATAGACTACTTATTAAGTAGGTTTATCAGGTCGGCATTAGACACCTCCGGCCGCGGCAATTTGAATCGCAGCTTGCGCCGCGTCATCAACCGCTAAAGCGCCACGATCACGGTCGTGGGTCCTCAAGGGAGTGACCGGACATGCCAATCCCCGCCGATCCCCGCGCCAACCTCCGGCCTTCGGCCGTCTCCTGTCCTGCGGGCATGGGCGGTTGCCGGAACGGCTGTCGGCGCTGCTGATCGCCGCATCGTCTCCACAAACAGTCCCGGATTGTCCAAGCGCCAGTGGCGGAAGGCCGCGCCTTGCCCGCTCGCTCGCCCACGGTCCGACCGGGACCACCGCCACGCGAATGCGGGGCAAGGAAAAACGGCCGGATCGCACAGACAGAAACGCGGCGGCCGGGCTATCGAAAGGGATGACACGATGACCCAGTTTGCATCCGCCGATGCTGTCGGCACCTCCATCGCCCGTCTCGACATTCGTCCCGTCGCGGGGCGCATCGGGGCGGAAATCCATGGCGTCCGGCTGTCCGGCGACCTTCCGCCGGCGGTCCTGCGGGCCATCCGGCAGGCTCTGGGCCGCCACAAGGTGCTGTTCTTCCGCGAGCAGACCCATCTGGACGAGGCCGGGCAGGAGGCGTTCGGTCGCCAGTTCGGCAACCTCGTGCCGCACCCGACCGTGCCATCCCTGGCTGGCACCGCCAACATCCTGGATGTGGACGGCAGCCGGGGCGAGCGCGCCAGCTCCTGGCACACCGACGTGACCTTCGTTCCCGGCTATCCCGCCATTTCCATCCTGCGCAGCGTCACCGCGCCGGAGCGCGGCGGCGACACGCTGTGGGCCAACACGGCCGCCGCCTATGCCGAGCTGTCGCCGCCCCTGCGCGATCTTGCGGACCGGCTGTGGGCGCTGCACTCCAACGTCTACGACTATGTCGGCGACCGTCAGAGCGCGTCGGAACAGGGGCTGCACCGCTACCAGACCGTCTTCACCTCCACCCGCTACGAGACGGAGCACCCACTCGTCCATGTCCATGCGGAAACCGGCGAGCGCTCGCTGATCCTCGGCCATTTCGTGCAGCGGATCGTCGGGTTGCCGAGTACCGATTCCCGCCTGCTGCTGGAGCTGTTCCAGAACCATGTCGTCCGCCCGGAGAATGTGGTGCGCTGGCGCTGGTCCGCGGGGGACGTCGCCGTGTGGGACAACCGGGCGACCCAGCACCGCGCCGTGGATGATTACGACGAGCAGCCGCGCATCGTCCGCCGCGTCACCGTCACCGGGGAACCGCCGGTCGCCGTGGACGGCCGGCGGAGCTTCCTGCGCTCGGTCACGCCGCCGCAGTCCGCCTCCTCGTCCATCGCCGCCGAATAACCGCTTCACCGGAACCCTCTCTCCTCAGGGGAGAGGGGGCTTCGACGCGATGGCTTTCCTTCATCCCATTCTTCGCCGCATTCGATACGGAGCATCTCCATGGCCCTGACGCATGAATTTTCCCGCCGCCGCCTTCTGGCGGGCGCCGCGGCTTTCGGCGGCGGCCTGCTGCTTCCGGGCAAGGCGCCGGCCTATGGCGGGGCGAAGCCATTCTCCGGCGTGACGCTCAACGTTTCCACCTTCAACGCACCGTTTGCCCGTATCCTGACCAAATGGCTGCCGGAGTTCGAGGAGGCGACGGGCGCCAGGGTCGTCTACGACACGCCGGCCTTTCCGGTCTACAACCAGCGCGCCGATCTGGAGCTGTCCACGGGCGGTGCAGCCTACGACGTGCTGAACATCACCTTCATCTATTCCAGCCGCTGGATCGGGGCCGGCTGGTTCACGCCGCTCGACGACTACATCCGCGATGCGAACCGCACGCCCGCCGACTGGGACGTGGAGGATTTCCTGCCGGGCCTGCGGGCGCCGGAAAGCGACAAGGCCGGGCGGCTCTACGGCGTTCCCTGGACCGTGGACACCTTCATCTCCGGGGCGTCGCGCTTCGACCTGTTCAAGAACGCCGGGCTCGGTCTGCCCGACACGACGGACGAACTGGTCACCGCGCTGAAGGCCGTGCACGGGAAGGAGAAGGTGGCGGGATTCGTCACCGACAACCACTATGGCTGGACCTTCGTGCCCTTCCTCCAGGCCTTCGGCGGCAACGTCTTCCGCAACCCGCCCGATGATCTGACACCGGTGCTCGACACGCCGGAAGTGGTCGCCGCCGCGGAGTATTTCGCGCGGATTCTGAAGGAGTTCGGCCCCAACGGCGTGCTCTCCTACACGGAGGACCAGGCGCTCCAGGCGCTGCAGAACGGGCGGGCCAACTATTCGGCGATCGGACAGACCTACCTGTCGCAGGTCGGCGGGCCGAACAGCAAGACGGCCTCGACCGTCGCGTACAGCCCGGTGGTGCGTGGCCCCGCCGGACGCTTTCCCGGCGTCGCCACCCACGGGCTGGGCATTCCGGCGGCCTCGAAGAACAAGGACGCCGCCTGGGCCTTCATCCAATGGGCGCTGTCCAAGAAGAACACCCGCCGCGCCATCGTGGAGGAGCGCTACGCCTCGCCCACCCGCCGCTCGGACTTCGAATCCGCGGAGTTCAAGCGGATCGCCACGGTGAACGGCTACGACCTGTCGGAGATCATCGCCTCCGCCGTCGA harbors:
- a CDS encoding rhodanese-like domain-containing protein, coding for MPDTATPDTAPLATRTAADIRRDWIDRREVALLDAREEGPYSLAHPLFAVSVPLSRVELLAYDLLPRRDVPITVYDNGEGYAEPAARRLQALGYREVTLLEGGLAGWTAAGFEVYRDVNVPSKAFGEWVEHHRHTPSLPADEVKTLIDSGADLVILDARRYEEFQTMAIPGGVSVPGAELVKRVHDIAPDPRTLVIVNCAGRTRSIIGTQSLVNAGIPNRVAALRNGTIGWTLAGLELDRGRDGRFPAVSPEGDTRARKAARAVADRAGVGRIGPAALDAFRGDERRTLHLFDVRTPEEYEAGHLPGFRHAAGGQLIQATDEYVAVRGARIVLVDDPAGGGGPRADMTASWLAQLGWEVHVLEGDVASLGIESGPDRRRLPPVPDVGAETVAPRDLLALLENGEAAVIDITRSPRYRAGHIPGAYFSTRARLGGTIARLPKGVRPVLTCWDGTLTRYAAADFPPGAVPLLLEGGTQGWVAAGLPLSAGLERLGPEPDDVYKRPYEGTDNSAAAMQGYIDWELELVDQLKRDGAHNFRVI
- a CDS encoding ABC transporter substrate-binding protein, whose amino-acid sequence is MTISPRFPASPRFFGVGRRALLGTALLLAAGFAGLTPAPAQAEATQVRFARNLGLGYLPLYVMEDKGLVEKHARAAGLGAVTASYTPLGNPTTITEATLSGNADFGAAGVPAFIIAWDKTKGNANLRGLAALNAQPAYLNTNRPEVKGLTDFTETDRIVVPSVRASYQAIVLQIAAEQVFGPGQHARLDPLTVSLAHPDGTAALLSGRTEITAHFTSPPFQDQQLRDPKIHKVLSSYDVLGGPASFSALWTSAAFHEANPRLTKAVLAALEDAVALIKADPREAARAYIRIEKSKLGEEEVAAMIAHPEVSYDLAPRGIGIFTDFMARIGSIRNRPADWRDLFFADIHDRTGS
- a CDS encoding TauD/TfdA dioxygenase family protein is translated as MTHPAFTAHPVSPTLGAEIRGIDLSQPLDAATAAALSQALDRHLVLVFRGQTLSDADLVRVSGHFGPLDKAPITEHGRLHAPGLEEVYVISNVTEQGRPIGALGAGESVWHADMTYLETPPYASSLYALEVPEEGGDTGFISMFAAYDALPENLKRRVGGLSIKHDSTTNSGGYLRQGFAPPTDLATSPGTVHPLVIAHPVSGRKALLLGRRPHACIPGLPLAESEALLDAVWEAAVRPELSWHHQWRVGDLVMWDNRWTMHRRDPFPEDQRRRMHRTQIAVPALSFRQGFVTGVTFGTTPSENAPVR
- a CDS encoding TauD/TfdA dioxygenase family protein; this encodes MTQFASADAVGTSIARLDIRPVAGRIGAEIHGVRLSGDLPPAVLRAIRQALGRHKVLFFREQTHLDEAGQEAFGRQFGNLVPHPTVPSLAGTANILDVDGSRGERASSWHTDVTFVPGYPAISILRSVTAPERGGDTLWANTAAAYAELSPPLRDLADRLWALHSNVYDYVGDRQSASEQGLHRYQTVFTSTRYETEHPLVHVHAETGERSLILGHFVQRIVGLPSTDSRLLLELFQNHVVRPENVVRWRWSAGDVAVWDNRATQHRAVDDYDEQPRIVRRVTVTGEPPVAVDGRRSFLRSVTPPQSASSSIAAE
- a CDS encoding ABC transporter substrate-binding protein is translated as MALTHEFSRRRLLAGAAAFGGGLLLPGKAPAYGGAKPFSGVTLNVSTFNAPFARILTKWLPEFEEATGARVVYDTPAFPVYNQRADLELSTGGAAYDVLNITFIYSSRWIGAGWFTPLDDYIRDANRTPADWDVEDFLPGLRAPESDKAGRLYGVPWTVDTFISGASRFDLFKNAGLGLPDTTDELVTALKAVHGKEKVAGFVTDNHYGWTFVPFLQAFGGNVFRNPPDDLTPVLDTPEVVAAAEYFARILKEFGPNGVLSYTEDQALQALQNGRANYSAIGQTYLSQVGGPNSKTASTVAYSPVVRGPAGRFPGVATHGLGIPAASKNKDAAWAFIQWALSKKNTRRAIVEERYASPTRRSDFESAEFKRIATVNGYDLSEIIASAVDLAARQGHMKYRTVPVYPQVDQQLNKAIANIVSGQLSPKQAIEQAQAGSITDLRRAGVAI